From Aquabacter sp. L1I39, the proteins below share one genomic window:
- a CDS encoding DUF58 domain-containing protein, which translates to MKDHAVAAEIQTSVDQAKEASSVLSASMPRLVLEARRIAASVQHGLHGRRRPGTGENFWQYRRFLDGEPAARVDWRRSARDDHLYVREREWEAAHTVWVWPNLSPSMTYASARLQPKRDRALVIAFALADLLVKGGERVGVPDLLRPSASRRIVERMAEAVLHAGTGPALPPAFGPSPLAELVLLGDFWSPTQAVCSRIEQLAGSGAHGHVVQIVDPSEETFPFSGRIAFHASEGGESLTVGRAEAWRPDYEARLAVHRAALRDTCLRLGWGFVIHRTDRPASELLLALHARMGAGANAPGSAVSESRQEDAPA; encoded by the coding sequence GTGAAGGACCACGCCGTGGCGGCCGAGATCCAGACGTCCGTCGACCAGGCCAAGGAAGCCTCCTCGGTCCTCTCGGCCTCCATGCCCCGCCTCGTGCTGGAGGCGCGCCGCATCGCCGCCTCGGTGCAGCACGGGCTGCACGGCCGGAGACGGCCGGGCACGGGCGAGAATTTCTGGCAATATCGCCGCTTCCTGGACGGAGAGCCCGCCGCGCGGGTGGATTGGCGCCGCTCGGCGCGTGACGACCATCTTTATGTGCGCGAGCGGGAATGGGAGGCGGCCCACACGGTGTGGGTCTGGCCGAACCTGTCGCCGTCCATGACCTATGCCTCCGCACGTCTCCAGCCCAAGCGCGACCGTGCACTGGTGATCGCCTTCGCCCTTGCCGACCTCCTGGTGAAGGGTGGCGAGCGGGTTGGCGTGCCAGACCTTCTGCGCCCCTCCGCCAGCCGGCGCATCGTCGAGCGCATGGCCGAGGCGGTGCTGCATGCGGGCACAGGGCCGGCCTTGCCGCCGGCATTCGGCCCTTCGCCTCTGGCGGAGCTGGTGCTGCTGGGGGACTTCTGGAGTCCGACACAGGCTGTGTGCAGCCGCATCGAGCAGCTGGCGGGCTCGGGCGCGCACGGCCATGTGGTGCAGATCGTCGATCCGTCGGAGGAGACCTTCCCCTTTTCCGGCCGCATCGCCTTTCACGCCTCGGAAGGCGGGGAAAGCCTGACGGTAGGGCGGGCGGAAGCCTGGCGTCCGGACTATGAGGCGCGTCTCGCCGTCCATCGCGCGGCGCTGCGCGACACCTGCCTGCGGCTCGGCTGGGGCTTCGTGATCCACCGCACCGACCGTCCGGCCAGCGAGCTGCTGCTGGCGCTCCATGCCCGCATGGGTGCGGGGGCCAATGCTCCGGGATCCGCCGTCTCGGAATCGCGGCAGGAGGATGCCCCCGCATGA
- a CDS encoding DUF4159 domain-containing protein, whose product MMGLPLAFTAPLVLAAFVALPLLWFLLRVVPPKPRELVFPPTRLLLEIKPKEETPARTPWWLTALRLLLAALVILAAAGPVWNPPAATPSASGPMVLVLDQGWPSAPTWEQRIATASGLIDQAEAEGRGIALIPTAEVPKEVSLLLPAQAREKLRSLAPVPYLPERKDAFALAARHVAAEPQAGLVYISDGVDLQKEAAGAVFPEMKLAQPALVISGGLAGPLALAAPENAAGALSVKVLRAEAGAPRAGQVEARDQKGLSLGEAPFSFAADAKEAEARFDIPVEVRNDIARLEIVGEHSAGAVQLLDKRWRRRTVGVVSGASSDTGQPLLAPTYYLSRALGPFADVRIADAGAPAEAINRLLDQRVPVLILTDVGTIPPATRTRLLRFVEEGGVLVRFAGPRLANAQDDLLPVRLRRGGRVLGGSLSWETPQALGNLTPDGPFRDLPLPDDVTVTRQVLAEPDGALGERTWASLKDGTPLVTGVRRGKGTLVLFHVTADTSWSNLPLSGTFVEMLRHVIALADTAAVAEEAPAAGPATALATRAAPAAIRPSRVLDGFGAFQPAGPLVRPLPASFTGRASAEHPPGFYGPSDGLVAVNALLPPDRLAPFDTSPLGATVEPLRAGEQRDLRGPVLVAMLGLLLLDALAVLFLAGGLSRLTGRRARTVAGALLTALALSTLAPLPSPARADDAYAVKAANQTHLAYVRTGDAEVDKISQAGLAGLTTFLGQRTALQAGEPMGVDIAKDELSFFPLLYWPILPNAPTPSAAVLARVDAFMKQGGTVIFDTRDALEAPPGGTGPLTPAGRKLREILSGLDIPELEPVPRDHVLTKAFYLLRDFPGRFTGGTTWVEALPLVRDGEERPARAGDGVSPVIITGNDLAGAWAVGQSGEPLLPLTPGEPRQREFAFRTGANIAMYVLTGNYKADQVHVPALLERLGQ is encoded by the coding sequence ATGATGGGATTGCCGCTCGCCTTCACGGCACCGCTTGTTCTCGCAGCCTTCGTCGCCCTGCCTTTGCTCTGGTTCCTGCTGCGGGTTGTGCCGCCCAAGCCCCGCGAGCTGGTGTTCCCGCCCACGCGCCTGCTGCTGGAGATCAAGCCGAAGGAAGAGACCCCCGCGCGCACGCCATGGTGGCTGACGGCGCTGCGCCTGCTGCTCGCCGCCCTGGTGATCCTCGCAGCGGCGGGTCCGGTCTGGAATCCTCCGGCTGCGACCCCGAGCGCGTCCGGGCCCATGGTCCTGGTGCTCGACCAGGGCTGGCCCTCGGCCCCCACCTGGGAGCAGCGCATCGCCACCGCGTCCGGCCTCATCGACCAGGCCGAAGCAGAGGGGCGCGGCATCGCACTCATTCCCACCGCCGAGGTACCGAAGGAGGTTTCTCTCCTGCTTCCGGCGCAAGCGCGCGAGAAGCTGCGCTCCCTGGCGCCCGTGCCCTATTTGCCGGAACGCAAGGACGCTTTCGCGCTCGCCGCGCGCCATGTGGCTGCCGAGCCGCAGGCGGGGCTGGTCTATATTTCCGACGGCGTGGATCTCCAGAAGGAGGCGGCCGGAGCTGTCTTTCCCGAGATGAAGCTCGCTCAGCCGGCCCTGGTGATCAGCGGCGGCCTCGCAGGGCCCCTTGCCCTTGCGGCGCCCGAAAATGCTGCCGGTGCGCTCAGCGTAAAGGTGCTGCGGGCGGAAGCCGGCGCGCCCCGCGCCGGGCAGGTGGAAGCCAGGGACCAGAAGGGCCTCAGCCTCGGCGAAGCCCCCTTCTCCTTCGCTGCCGATGCCAAGGAGGCGGAAGCCCGCTTCGACATCCCGGTGGAAGTGCGCAACGACATTGCCCGCCTGGAAATCGTCGGCGAACATTCCGCCGGTGCGGTGCAGTTGCTCGATAAGCGCTGGCGCCGCCGAACTGTCGGCGTGGTCTCGGGCGCCAGTTCTGATACCGGCCAGCCCCTCCTAGCACCCACTTATTACCTCTCCCGCGCGCTCGGCCCGTTCGCGGACGTGCGCATCGCCGATGCGGGGGCGCCGGCCGAGGCCATTAACCGTCTGCTGGATCAGCGGGTGCCGGTTCTGATCCTCACCGATGTGGGCACGATCCCCCCCGCCACGCGCACGCGCCTGCTGCGCTTCGTTGAGGAGGGGGGCGTGCTGGTGCGCTTTGCCGGGCCGCGCCTTGCCAATGCGCAGGACGACCTCCTGCCGGTGCGCCTGCGGCGCGGAGGTCGGGTACTGGGCGGTTCCCTGTCCTGGGAGACGCCGCAAGCGCTTGGAAACCTCACGCCGGACGGTCCCTTCCGCGACCTGCCCTTGCCGGACGACGTCACCGTCACCCGCCAGGTGCTGGCCGAGCCCGACGGGGCGCTGGGCGAGCGCACTTGGGCGAGCCTGAAGGACGGAACGCCCCTCGTCACCGGCGTGCGCCGGGGCAAGGGAACGCTTGTGCTGTTTCATGTGACCGCGGATACGTCCTGGTCGAACCTGCCTTTGTCAGGCACATTCGTGGAGATGTTGCGCCACGTGATCGCTCTCGCTGACACGGCGGCCGTCGCGGAGGAGGCACCGGCCGCAGGACCTGCCACAGCACTTGCTACACGCGCCGCGCCCGCTGCCATCCGGCCGAGCCGTGTGCTGGACGGCTTCGGTGCCTTCCAGCCCGCCGGCCCCCTCGTGCGGCCCCTGCCCGCCTCCTTCACCGGACGTGCCAGCGCCGAGCATCCCCCGGGCTTCTATGGTCCATCCGATGGCCTCGTGGCGGTCAATGCCCTTCTGCCCCCCGACCGCCTCGCCCCCTTCGACACATCGCCGCTCGGTGCGACTGTTGAGCCGCTGCGGGCGGGAGAGCAACGCGACCTGCGCGGCCCGGTGCTTGTGGCCATGTTGGGCCTTCTGCTGCTGGACGCGTTGGCTGTGCTTTTCCTGGCGGGCGGCCTGTCTCGCCTGACCGGCCGGCGCGCCCGCACCGTCGCGGGTGCGCTGCTCACCGCACTGGCGCTCTCAACCCTCGCCCCCCTGCCCTCCCCGGCGCGGGCGGACGATGCCTATGCGGTGAAGGCCGCCAACCAAACCCATCTGGCCTATGTGCGCACGGGCGATGCGGAGGTGGACAAGATCAGCCAGGCGGGCCTAGCGGGCCTCACCACCTTCCTCGGCCAGCGCACCGCGCTCCAGGCCGGCGAGCCCATGGGCGTCGACATCGCCAAGGACGAATTGTCCTTCTTCCCCCTGCTCTACTGGCCCATCCTGCCCAACGCACCGACGCCAAGCGCAGCCGTGCTGGCCCGGGTGGATGCCTTCATGAAGCAGGGCGGCACGGTCATCTTCGACACCCGCGACGCGCTGGAGGCGCCGCCCGGCGGCACCGGCCCGCTGACGCCCGCGGGCCGCAAGCTGCGGGAAATTCTCTCCGGCCTCGACATTCCCGAGCTTGAGCCGGTGCCGCGCGACCATGTGCTCACCAAGGCCTTCTATCTTCTGCGCGACTTCCCCGGCCGCTTCACCGGCGGCACCACCTGGGTGGAAGCGCTGCCGCTGGTGCGCGACGGCGAGGAGCGCCCGGCCCGTGCGGGCGATGGCGTCTCGCCCGTCATCATCACCGGCAATGACTTGGCGGGGGCCTGGGCGGTGGGACAAAGCGGAGAACCGCTCTTGCCCCTGACCCCCGGCGAGCCGCGCCAGCGAGAATTTGCGTTCCGCACGGGGGCCAACATCGCCATGTATGTGCTCACCGGCAATTACAAGGCCGACCAGGTGCATGTGCCGGCCCTGCTGGAGCGCCTCGGCCAATGA
- a CDS encoding acyltransferase family protein, which translates to MQYRADIGGLRALAVLPVVLYHLDERLVPGGYVGVDIFFVISGYLITKLLARDLDERQFSLLTFYDRRVRRIVPAYAAVALATSVAALILLPPGMLVAFGKSLQAASTFLANRYFLSATGYFGAAPDEQWLLHTWSLSVEEQFYLAWPLLLALLFHPRLARIRPYVIWALILASLVVSTRNAVFRPAPAFYNSAGRFWELLLGAALALGYLPRLRALWQGEAVALVGLGLIAFAYATFNHDTIFPGASALVPTLGALCLIWAGEERRITRVGRLLSLAPLVWIGLISYSLYLWHWPIIAIHRFLTFRGPDLMEGVGLFVAMLLVSTLSWRFVEAPFRRHGPARPASEWRSVGVGVAVLAGLAGIAWVMVATGGLPSRATAAYLEAERTVGTYWQGRAICLLGPGGTLPPEGQCRFGDPDPRAPVVALWGDSFGDHHGPALDRLGREEGFGVWQVTKAGCAPLAPDPALSPLARSEQQACNAFRAQSLERLVGDPRVRLVVIAGNWANDPPPDRARLAAALDALSAAGKPVLLVGSAGGFPTGGGRCVLRRRFAGSDERVCDETRAASDAAAAPLEAWLQSLAETGTGRALFRPRLLYCDATRCRPTADGVPLFLDGGHLDVAGALHALEAWRAVLVPALKAAGPPMR; encoded by the coding sequence ATGCAGTACAGGGCAGATATTGGCGGCTTGCGCGCCCTGGCAGTCCTTCCGGTCGTCCTCTACCACCTCGACGAGCGGCTGGTGCCCGGCGGCTATGTGGGCGTCGACATTTTCTTCGTCATCTCCGGTTATCTCATCACCAAGCTCCTGGCCCGAGACCTTGACGAGCGGCAATTCAGCCTGCTGACCTTCTATGACCGGCGTGTCCGGCGCATCGTGCCTGCCTATGCGGCGGTGGCGCTCGCGACGTCGGTGGCGGCGCTCATTCTGTTGCCGCCGGGGATGCTTGTGGCCTTCGGGAAGTCGCTTCAGGCCGCCTCCACCTTTCTGGCCAACCGCTATTTCCTCTCCGCCACCGGCTATTTCGGCGCGGCGCCCGACGAGCAATGGCTGCTCCACACCTGGTCGCTCTCGGTGGAGGAGCAATTCTACCTGGCTTGGCCGCTGCTATTGGCGCTCCTGTTTCATCCGCGGCTTGCCCGCATCCGGCCCTATGTGATCTGGGCGCTGATCCTGGCGTCCCTGGTGGTTTCCACCCGCAATGCGGTGTTCCGGCCGGCGCCGGCTTTCTACAATTCCGCCGGCCGCTTCTGGGAATTGCTGTTGGGAGCGGCGCTGGCGCTCGGCTATCTGCCGCGCCTGCGCGCGCTCTGGCAGGGGGAGGCGGTGGCGCTGGTGGGCCTGGGGCTCATCGCCTTTGCCTATGCCACGTTCAATCACGACACGATCTTTCCCGGTGCCTCCGCGCTTGTCCCGACCCTGGGGGCCCTCTGCCTGATCTGGGCGGGGGAGGAGAGGCGGATCACGCGGGTCGGCCGCCTCCTGTCGCTTGCACCCTTGGTGTGGATCGGCCTCATCTCCTATTCGCTCTATCTGTGGCACTGGCCGATCATCGCCATCCATCGCTTCCTTACCTTCCGCGGGCCGGATCTCATGGAGGGCGTCGGCCTGTTCGTCGCCATGCTGCTGGTTTCCACGCTCTCCTGGCGCTTCGTTGAGGCACCATTCCGCCGCCATGGACCGGCGCGCCCTGCCAGCGAATGGCGCAGCGTCGGGGTTGGCGTGGCGGTGCTGGCGGGCTTGGCGGGCATTGCCTGGGTGATGGTGGCAACGGGGGGATTGCCCAGCCGCGCCACGGCCGCCTATCTAGAGGCTGAGCGGACGGTCGGTACCTACTGGCAAGGCCGCGCCATCTGCCTCCTCGGGCCCGGCGGCACCCTCCCGCCGGAGGGGCAATGCCGGTTCGGCGATCCCGATCCCCGCGCCCCGGTCGTGGCCCTGTGGGGTGATTCCTTCGGCGACCATCACGGCCCCGCCCTCGACCGCCTCGGCCGGGAGGAGGGGTTCGGCGTCTGGCAGGTCACCAAGGCGGGATGTGCACCGCTTGCCCCCGATCCGGCCTTGAGCCCCCTTGCCCGTTCCGAGCAGCAGGCGTGCAATGCCTTCCGCGCGCAGTCCCTGGAGCGGCTGGTGGGCGATCCGCGTGTGCGCCTGGTGGTGATTGCCGGCAATTGGGCCAATGACCCGCCCCCTGATCGCGCGCGCCTCGCTGCCGCGCTCGACGCTCTTTCGGCGGCGGGCAAGCCGGTTCTCCTGGTGGGCAGCGCGGGGGGCTTTCCCACGGGTGGTGGCCGCTGCGTGCTGCGTCGCCGATTCGCGGGCAGCGATGAGAGGGTTTGCGATGAAACGCGGGCGGCCTCGGATGCGGCGGCCGCGCCTCTCGAGGCCTGGCTGCAATCGCTGGCGGAGACGGGTACCGGTCGCGCCCTGTTCCGCCCGCGCCTCCTTTACTGCGACGCTACACGCTGCCGTCCCACCGCCGATGGCGTGCCGCTCTTCCTGGATGGCGGGCACCTGGATGTGGCCGGTGCACTCCATGCGCTTGAAGCGTGGCGGGCGGTGCTGGTGCCGGCGCTGAAGGCGGCGGGGCCTCCGATGCGGTGA
- a CDS encoding ABC transporter permease, which produces MNKGMSWFNVTSIVAGFAFLYIPILLLVIYSFNASRLVTVWAGFSLQWYASLLENEQLLDAAWVTLRVAFISSLIATVLGTMAALALTRYGRFFGRTLFSGMTYAPLVMPEVITGLSLLLLFVAIGFERGFWTITLAHITFTMCFVAVVVQSRLVTFDRSLEEAALDLGCTPFKTFFIITLPLILPAVVSGFLLAFTLSMDDLVIASFTTGPGATTLPMRIYSQVRLGVTPEINAACTILIAIVTVVVLIASVVTKHQEKVREAEERAAAAQ; this is translated from the coding sequence ATGAACAAAGGCATGTCCTGGTTCAACGTGACGTCCATCGTCGCCGGCTTCGCTTTTCTCTACATCCCGATCCTGTTGCTGGTGATCTATTCCTTCAACGCCTCGCGTCTCGTCACGGTGTGGGCAGGCTTCTCCTTGCAGTGGTACGCTTCGCTGCTGGAAAATGAGCAATTGCTCGACGCCGCATGGGTGACGCTGCGTGTGGCCTTCATCTCCTCGCTCATTGCCACGGTTCTCGGTACCATGGCGGCGCTGGCGCTCACCCGTTACGGCCGCTTCTTCGGCCGGACCCTGTTCTCGGGCATGACCTATGCGCCGCTCGTGATGCCGGAAGTCATCACCGGCCTATCGCTACTGCTGCTGTTCGTGGCCATCGGCTTCGAGCGTGGCTTCTGGACCATCACGCTGGCGCACATCACCTTCACCATGTGCTTCGTTGCGGTGGTGGTGCAGTCGCGGCTCGTCACCTTCGACCGCTCGCTGGAAGAAGCGGCGCTCGATCTTGGTTGCACGCCTTTCAAGACCTTCTTCATCATCACGCTGCCACTGATCCTGCCAGCGGTGGTGTCGGGCTTCCTGCTGGCCTTCACGCTTTCCATGGATGACCTGGTGATTGCCAGCTTCACCACGGGCCCGGGAGCGACCACCTTGCCCATGCGCATCTATTCACAGGTGCGCCTGGGCGTGACGCCGGAAATCAACGCGGCTTGCACCATCCTCATCGCCATCGTCACAGTGGTGGTTCTCATCGCCTCCGTGGTCACCAAGCATCAGGAAAAGGTCCGCGAGGCTGAAGAGCGGGCGGCCGCCGCCCAATAG
- a CDS encoding ABC transporter permease subunit: protein MAGEKGRGRFFVIAIPYIWLLLLFLVPFFIVMKISLSQDVIASPPYTPLLDLSKGWSGFLDFVSQLSFSNYFYVLDGDNEFLGAYGSSLVIASISTILLLLVGYPIAYGMARASRSIQPTLLMLIILPFWTSFLIRVYAWIGILSPEGLLNQALQAVGLIDEPLQILNTDLAVYIGIVYSYLPFMVLPLYSALEKLDGTLLEAAQDLGCTPLKAFWLITFPLSLPGVAAGALLCFIPAVGEFVIPDLLGGSDTMMIGKSLWTEFTVNRSWTSSSAVAVLLLLVLVVPIVIYQNIQARQLEAGK, encoded by the coding sequence ATGGCGGGTGAAAAGGGACGCGGACGATTCTTCGTCATCGCCATTCCCTATATTTGGTTGCTGCTGCTGTTCCTGGTGCCGTTCTTCATCGTGATGAAGATCAGCCTGTCGCAGGATGTGATCGCGTCGCCGCCTTACACGCCGTTACTCGATCTCTCCAAGGGCTGGTCCGGCTTTTTGGACTTCGTGTCGCAGCTGTCCTTTTCCAATTACTTTTACGTGCTGGATGGGGACAATGAGTTTCTGGGTGCCTACGGCTCCAGTCTCGTCATTGCCTCCATCTCCACCATACTTCTGCTGCTGGTGGGGTATCCTATCGCCTATGGCATGGCGCGGGCCTCGCGAAGCATCCAGCCAACGCTGCTGATGCTGATCATCCTGCCCTTCTGGACCTCATTCCTGATCCGGGTCTATGCCTGGATCGGGATCCTGTCGCCCGAAGGCCTTCTCAATCAGGCGCTCCAGGCGGTGGGGCTGATTGATGAACCACTGCAGATCCTCAATACCGACCTCGCGGTCTATATCGGCATTGTCTATTCCTACCTGCCCTTCATGGTGCTGCCGCTCTATTCGGCCCTGGAAAAGCTGGACGGCACCTTGCTGGAGGCTGCGCAGGATCTTGGCTGCACTCCGCTGAAGGCCTTCTGGCTCATCACCTTTCCTCTCTCTTTGCCGGGCGTCGCGGCGGGTGCGCTCTTGTGCTTCATTCCGGCGGTGGGCGAGTTCGTGATCCCGGATCTGCTGGGTGGCTCCGACACCATGATGATCGGCAAGTCGCTGTGGACCGAGTTCACGGTGAACCGGTCCTGGACCTCCTCCTCGGCAGTGGCGGTGCTTCTGCTCTTGGTGCTGGTGGTCCCGATCGTGATCTACCAGAATATCCAGGCACGCCAGCTGGAGGCGGGAAAATGA
- a CDS encoding ABC transporter ATP-binding protein has translation MSKPRTQTIGAVRRTFAPWADPSATPLIRFENVIKRFGDFVAVNNVSIDIYEREFFALLGPSGCGKTTLMRMLAGFDEPTEGRVTLAGQDLVGVPPYQRPANMMFQSYALFPHMSVADNIAFGPRQAGLPKGEVTQRVEEMLALVKLEKFAKRKPHQLSGGQRQRVALARAVANRPKVLLLDEPLGALDKKLREETQFELMDLQMKLGMTFLIVTHDQEEAMTVADRIAVMNQGKLVQVAPPATIYEQPSTRYVADFIGDVNILDCKVVNCAGGEVVLHSPLTSAPIRMSQTVDAKVGDTVFLAVRPEKMRISLEAPAEGTENLFEGTIWDIGYLGDLSIYHVETPCGTRIKVSLPNQSRVVERPITWEDKVYVTFAPHAGVVLCN, from the coding sequence ATGTCGAAACCACGGACTCAGACCATCGGCGCCGTGCGGCGCACCTTCGCCCCCTGGGCCGACCCTTCGGCCACGCCGCTGATCCGGTTTGAGAATGTGATCAAGCGCTTCGGCGATTTCGTCGCCGTCAACAATGTCAGCATCGACATCTACGAGCGCGAATTCTTCGCCCTTCTCGGGCCCTCCGGCTGCGGCAAGACCACTTTGATGCGCATGCTCGCCGGTTTCGATGAGCCGACCGAAGGACGCGTCACCCTTGCGGGCCAGGACCTGGTGGGCGTGCCGCCCTATCAACGGCCAGCGAACATGATGTTCCAGTCTTACGCTCTGTTCCCGCACATGAGCGTCGCCGACAACATCGCCTTCGGTCCGCGTCAGGCCGGCTTGCCCAAGGGCGAGGTGACGCAGCGGGTTGAGGAGATGCTGGCCCTGGTGAAGTTGGAGAAGTTTGCCAAGCGCAAGCCGCACCAATTGTCCGGCGGCCAGCGCCAGCGCGTGGCGCTCGCCCGCGCGGTGGCCAACCGGCCGAAGGTCCTCTTGCTGGACGAGCCGCTGGGCGCTCTCGACAAGAAGCTGCGCGAGGAAACCCAGTTCGAGCTCATGGACCTGCAGATGAAGCTCGGCATGACCTTCCTGATCGTGACTCACGACCAGGAAGAAGCCATGACGGTTGCCGACCGCATCGCGGTCATGAACCAGGGCAAGCTCGTTCAGGTGGCGCCCCCCGCCACCATCTACGAGCAGCCCTCGACCCGCTATGTGGCGGACTTCATTGGTGATGTGAACATTCTCGACTGCAAGGTGGTGAACTGTGCGGGGGGAGAGGTGGTGCTGCACTCGCCGCTCACATCCGCGCCCATCCGCATGTCGCAGACGGTGGACGCCAAGGTGGGTGATACCGTCTTCCTGGCCGTGCGACCGGAAAAGATGCGGATCTCACTCGAAGCGCCAGCGGAGGGAACGGAAAATCTCTTCGAGGGCACCATCTGGGACATCGGATACCTGGGCGACCTGTCCATTTATCATGTGGAAACGCCATGCGGTACGCGCATCAAGGTGTCGCTGCCCAACCAGTCCCGTGTGGTCGAGCGGCCCATCACCTGGGAGGACAAGGTCTATGTGACCTTTGCTCCCCATGCGGGCGTGGTGCTCTGCAACTGA